The nucleotide window ggactgagaggcttccagtctgaggaaacagaatcagctgaggaactggtgaggtgaggtagctgtggcttgttctgtgtctctgaacttccagcattcaccccaataactggcttcaggtttgattttattaataaggacttttaagattcctgctacaggccACGGCTTTCTGCTACCAGATTAGTGCTGGACAGCAATTTGTAAAAGTAGTATGTTAGATCCTAGCTCCCgacactctggaggctgaggcaggaggatatgaagcttgaggccagcctcggctatatatacaaagcaagaccctgtttcagccAACCTGGCTTTACATATCAAGTTAGAAGAAAACCTAGACAAAGTCATCCCCCCAATGAGGAAAAACTGGCCTTAGTATGAtcatttttaatacttattttgcTGGAGGAAGGCATCAGAGCCTCTAGACAATTTgtaagatgccatgtgggtgctgagaaccgaacccgtggcctctgaaagagcagcaggtgctcgtAACCACTACATCATGTCTCCAGCCTCAACCCCTacgtatgcttgtgtgtgtacgTATGGAGGTGCGCTCGTGTGGAGGCCAGGGGGTGTGTGGATATGCGTGGGCGCGCTTGCGGGGGAGTCACTTCTCTTACTTGCAGGACGTGGGTAGGGGGATCTAAGCCAGGTCGCCAGCCTTGccggcaagcgcctttacccgctgagccatctctccagcccaagatcaTTATTTAAACAAAACAGGTGGGGCTCTCCCGGACCCGGTGAACCCACGCCCACGGACACCGAGCGGGGTCCTCGGTACCGAGCCCGGTCGCTTACCCCGCTTCCGGGTTCCGGGGCCAGGCCTGACGTGGCGGGGCGGGATTTCCGCGGGTGCTCAGCCAGGCGCGGGCAGAAGGTTCAGTTGACTGACCGCACGGTGGCGGCCGGGGTACGGGCCGGCTGCGGGGATGGCCCGAGGCGAGAGGCGACGGCGCGCCGCAGCTGCAGAGGGGGCGCGGCCGCTGGAGAGGGCGCGGGGCGCTGGGCGGCGGGACGGCAGAGCGAGCGGGGCCGGCGGGGCGCGCGGCTCGGCTGGCGGCGCGGCCCTGGCCGTGGTGGTGCTGGCGCTGGCCTTCGGTCTGTCGGGGCGCTGGGTGATGGCATGGCTCCGTGTGCGTCGCGCGCTCACACTGCACCCCGCGCCGCCCGCGCTGCCCCCCGACTCCTCCAGTCCCGCCGTGGCCCCGGAACTCTTCTGGGGCACCTACCGTCCACACGTCTATTTCGGCATGAAGACCCGCAGCCCCAAACCACTGCTGACAGGTAACCCCGGGGCGGGCGagaggggaggagtgggaggatcCAGCAGTCTTTGCAGACTTAGAGGGACAGTATCTGTTGACTTACGTGGCCATTCTATTCCCCAGGACTGATGTGGGCGCAGCAGGGCGCCACCCCGGGGACCCCTCCTAAACTCAGGCACACGTGTGAACAGGGAGACGGCGTGGGTCCCTATGGCTGGGAGTTCCACGATGGCCTCTCCTTCGGCCGGCAGCATATCAGAGATGGGGCCTTAAGGCTCACCACAGAGTTCGTCAAGAGGCCTGGGGGTCAGCATGGAGGGGATTGGAGCTGGAGAGTGACGGTAGAGCCTCAGGTCAGGGCATCAGGCTCCTCTTTACTCAGCCCAGACTTCCCCCGTTCTCCCCTTGCAGCAGCAAATACAGTGTGAAATGGAGGTTAACAGCAGTCGGGACACCAGCCTGGCTGACTCATCTCTAAGCTTtcatttccttgtctgtaaagCAGACATCACCGTGACACCTAACTCACAAGATTAAATGAAACAATCTGTGTAGCATTCTAAAACACCTGTCATTTTCCCCAGGGAACCCTGTTCGAGGCCCTTTAGCTCAGCCCACTCCAGGGTACCCACTTACCCTCAGCCTCGACAGATGTTTGCCATAGTTCTTCCTTGTAATCTTCGCTAAGGCTGACTCTCAAAAGAAAGGTTGCTTTTCTAATGCTTTGCTTCTCCCGTTGGTCATCCAGGCCTCAGGTTCGTCTTCCCTCCCTTTGGTGTCCCTGTTCTTCTACGTGGTAACAGATGGCCAGGAAGCCCTGCTACCAGAGATTGGAGCCAAAGGACAGTTGAAGTTCATCAGTGGGCACACCAGTGAACTTGGTGACTTCCGCCTTACACTTCTGCCACCGACCAGTCCAGGAGACACCGTCCCTAAGCATGGCAGGTAACTGGGGGAAGGGTGCAGGGTGGTACAGGGCTGGTATGGATGTTGACCTAGCCTGGTTTCTGTGGCCCCACCCCACTTTCCCACCAGTGAGACCTCCCTTTCCTGAATAACATCCCCTATTTGTCTTCTTGCCTTCAAGCTACAATGTCTTCTGGTCCTCCAACCCAGGGCTGCCACTGCTCACAGATATGGTCAAGAGCCGTCTAAACAGCTGGTTTCAGCACCGGCCCCCAGGGGCCTCTCCGGAACGCTACCTTGGCTTGCCTGGATCTCTGAAGTTGGAGGAGAGAGGCCCTAGTGGGCAAGGACAGTTCTTGATACAGCAGGTGACactcaaagttcctttctctgtggagTTCATGTTTGAGTCTGGCAGTGCCCGGGCAGGAGGCAACCAAGCCCCTGGGCAGTTGCTAGGCAACCAGCTGACCCAAGCCCTGGAGAGCCATGCTGCAGCTTTCCAAGAGCGTTTTGAAAGGACCTTCCGGTTAAAGGAGAAGGGCCTGAGCCCCGAGGAGCAGGCTCTGGGTCAGGTTGCCCTCAGTGGCCTTCTTGGCGGGATTGGCTATTTCTATGGACAGGGTTTGGTGTTGCCAGATACTGGCATAGAAGGGTCTGAGCAGAAAGTAGACCCTGCTCTATTCCCACCTGTTCCCCTTTTCTCTGGAGTGCCTTCCCGGTCATTCTTCCCACGAGGCTTCCTTTGGGATGAAGGCTTTCACCAGCTCGTGGTCCAGCGATGGGATCCCCACCTGACCCGCGAGGTCCTGGGCCACTGGCTGGGGCTGCTCAATGCTGATGGCTGGATCGGGCGGGAACAGATACTAGGGGATGAGGCCCGATCCCGAGTGCCCCCAGAATTCCTAGTGCAGCGTGCAGCCCATGCTAACCCCCCAACCCTGCTCTTGCCAGTACTGCAGATGTTAGAAGGCGGTGACCCTGATGACCTGGCCTTCCTCCGAAAGGCTTTCCCCCGCCTGCATGCTTGGTTCTCCTGGCTCCATCAAAGTCAGGCAGGGCCAGTGCCACTGTCGTACCGCTGGCGAGGCAGGGACCTGGCTTTACCTACCCTACTCAATCCCAAAACACTGCCCTCAGGCCTGGATGACTATCCCAGAGCATCACACCCTTCTGCAGCAGAGCGGCACCTGGACCTGCGATGCTGGGTGGCACTGGGAGCCCGGGTGCTGTCACGGCTTGCAGAACagcttggggaaactgaggctgctgcagagctgggccCACTGGCTGCCTCCCTGGAAGAACCCAGGAGCCTGGAAGAGCTGCACTGGGCTCCTGAACTGGGAGTCTTTGCTGACTTTGGGAACCACACAAAGGCAGTACAGCTCAAGTCCAGGCCTCCTCAGGGGCTGGTTAGGGTGGTAGGCCGGCCTCCGCCTCAGTTGCAGTATGTGGATGCCGTGGGCTATGTCTCTCTTTTCCCcttcctgctgcagctgctggaCCCCAGCTCGCCCCGCCTGGGGCCCCTGCTGGACATTCTAGCTGACAGCCGCCATCTCTGGAGCCCCTTTGGGTTGCGCTCCCTTTCAGCCTCCAGCCTCTTTTATAGACAGCGTAATTCTGAGCATGACCCCCCTTACTGGCGGGGTGCCGTGTGGCTGAATATCAACTACCTAGCTTTGGGGGCACTCCACCACTATGGGCGTGTGCAGGGTCCCCACAGGGTTCAGGCTGCCAAGCTCTACCATGAACTCCGTGCCAATGTAGTGAGCAACATATGGCGGCAATACCAAGCTACAGGGTTTCTGTGGGAACAGTACAGTGACCAGGATGGACACGGCATGGGCTGCCGCCCCTTCCAGGGGTGGACAAGCCTTGTCTTACTGGTCATGGCTGAAGAGTACTGAAGGGACTGAGAGCCACACCATGTGTGTCACTTGGAATATGCAGAGACAAGGTCTTAGGTTTCTGATCTTGTAACCTCATCTCAGGTGTCTCCTTTATTGTCACCCCATACAGCTCTGGGGGGAATGTGAACGCAAGAgtctatttttctaaataaaacaggaaaaaaccCTAACTCAACTCTTGCCTTTGGCAGTTGTGCCTCAGGGCTACCTGCTATCCTTAGGTAAGTTGATAAACGGTCACTGCTTCTTCCCCAAACCCAGTGTGTTAGGGGGCATGCAATATGTTGAGGTCTACTCTACCCAAAAGCACAAGCAGCTGGTTCACGTCTCTTTAATGAGATTAAAGGCTCCTGTGTATGTTTTGGGAGTCAAGAGCACAGTCCTCGGTACTGCCCAGCTTCAGGGCTTCAGCCCTTTCAGGCAGGTTCTCGGAAGGGGGAGGGCCCACACGGAGGACTGCAGTCGGAACCAGGGCTGTTCCTGGTGGCCAAGGAACACCCAGCCTCCCTCTTGAAACTAATTACGGGATGTCCCCATAACTGGAAGCCAGCCCCAAAGGAGGGGTCTGGGACATAGAATCTGGGGACAGTGCACAGGGGGAATGGTCCTCCAGATCTGGTTGAGTGGTACTAGCCCTCATCTCCTTGACTGGCTCACCTTCGCTGGGGTCAGGACAAGGGCAGAGCTCGATAC belongs to Onychomys torridus chromosome 3, mOncTor1.1, whole genome shotgun sequence and includes:
- the Mogs gene encoding mannosyl-oligosaccharide glucosidase; this encodes MARGERRRRAAAAEGARPLERARGAGRRDGRASGAGGARGSAGGAALAVVVLALAFGLSGRWVMAWLRVRRALTLHPAPPALPPDSSSPAVAPELFWGTYRPHVYFGMKTRSPKPLLTGLMWAQQGATPGTPPKLRHTCEQGDGVGPYGWEFHDGLSFGRQHIRDGALRLTTEFVKRPGGQHGGDWSWRVTVEPQASGSSSLPLVSLFFYVVTDGQEALLPEIGAKGQLKFISGHTSELGDFRLTLLPPTSPGDTVPKHGSYNVFWSSNPGLPLLTDMVKSRLNSWFQHRPPGASPERYLGLPGSLKLEERGPSGQGQFLIQQVTLKVPFSVEFMFESGSARAGGNQAPGQLLGNQLTQALESHAAAFQERFERTFRLKEKGLSPEEQALGQVALSGLLGGIGYFYGQGLVLPDTGIEGSEQKVDPALFPPVPLFSGVPSRSFFPRGFLWDEGFHQLVVQRWDPHLTREVLGHWLGLLNADGWIGREQILGDEARSRVPPEFLVQRAAHANPPTLLLPVLQMLEGGDPDDLAFLRKAFPRLHAWFSWLHQSQAGPVPLSYRWRGRDLALPTLLNPKTLPSGLDDYPRASHPSAAERHLDLRCWVALGARVLSRLAEQLGETEAAAELGPLAASLEEPRSLEELHWAPELGVFADFGNHTKAVQLKSRPPQGLVRVVGRPPPQLQYVDAVGYVSLFPFLLQLLDPSSPRLGPLLDILADSRHLWSPFGLRSLSASSLFYRQRNSEHDPPYWRGAVWLNINYLALGALHHYGRVQGPHRVQAAKLYHELRANVVSNIWRQYQATGFLWEQYSDQDGHGMGCRPFQGWTSLVLLVMAEEY